A genomic segment from Clostridia bacterium encodes:
- the phoU gene encoding phosphate signaling complex protein PhoU, with product MILRSRFQQGLADLKQKLLNMGGMAEHAVERATEGYQKRDSKPCQVVFEREKAINSIEREIDELAIDLLAMQQPMASDLRFIVAVLKINADLERVGDQAVNIAQRTLDMLQQPPVDIPVDIARMAGTVSTMVQRALESFIDAKDELAQAVLEMDNIVDRMKDEAFIALVHRMKEDPEHTQQYLDALLITRNLERVADHATNIAEDVIFWVRGADVRHSAPQDRTEIGGVIPKREQ from the coding sequence ATGATTTTACGAAGCCGTTTTCAGCAAGGGCTGGCTGACTTGAAACAGAAGCTGCTGAACATGGGCGGCATGGCGGAGCACGCCGTGGAGCGCGCCACCGAAGGCTACCAGAAGCGCGACTCGAAACCGTGCCAGGTGGTGTTCGAGCGCGAGAAAGCCATCAACAGTATCGAACGCGAGATCGACGAACTTGCTATCGACCTGCTCGCGATGCAGCAGCCCATGGCCTCCGATCTGCGTTTCATCGTCGCCGTACTCAAAATCAATGCCGATCTGGAGCGCGTCGGCGACCAGGCCGTGAACATCGCGCAGCGCACGCTCGATATGTTGCAACAGCCGCCGGTAGATATTCCGGTGGACATCGCGCGCATGGCCGGCACGGTGAGCACCATGGTGCAGCGCGCATTGGAATCCTTCATCGACGCCAAGGACGAACTGGCGCAGGCCGTGCTGGAGATGGACAACATCGTCGACCGCATGAAGGACGAGGCTTTTATCGCACTGGTACACCGGATGAAAGAAGACCCGGAACACACGCAGCAGTATCTCGATGCGCTGCTGATCACGCGCAATCTCGAGCGTGTGGCCGACCACGCCACCAATATCGCGGAAGACGTTATCTTCTGGGTGCGCGGCGCTGACGTACGTCACAGTGCGCCGCAAGACCGGACGGAAATTGGCGGTGTTATTCCAAAACGCGAGCAGTAG
- a CDS encoding MerR family transcriptional regulator yields the protein MRVEDETTNAIPQAGLRIKIGAVARHFNISVDLLRLYEREGLLIPIKSQKGTRYFTEQDYVWIATVLRLVREARLNFAGIRHLLALLPCWEMRQCGFEKNGNCPIVKDSTAPCWTNRVCCRPGEVKDCYGCSVYRSAPQCENLKALLVVSPIHN from the coding sequence ATGCGAGTCGAAGACGAGACTACAAACGCCATCCCGCAAGCAGGGTTAAGAATCAAGATCGGCGCGGTTGCGCGTCATTTCAATATCTCGGTGGATCTGTTGCGTTTGTACGAACGCGAAGGATTGCTGATTCCCATCAAATCTCAGAAGGGGACACGCTATTTCACCGAACAGGATTATGTCTGGATCGCAACCGTGTTGCGATTGGTGCGCGAGGCACGCCTGAACTTTGCCGGAATTCGTCATCTGCTCGCATTGCTGCCGTGCTGGGAGATGCGGCAATGCGGCTTCGAAAAGAATGGCAACTGCCCGATCGTGAAAGATTCAACGGCTCCGTGCTGGACGAATCGCGTGTGCTGCCGTCCCGGCGAAGTGAAGGATTGTTATGGTTGCAGCGTGTATCGTTCAGCCCCGCAATGCGAGAACCTGAAAGCATTGTTAGTAGTAAGCCCTATCCACAACTGA